From Curtobacterium sp. SGAir0471, the proteins below share one genomic window:
- a CDS encoding DUF3375 family protein, whose amino-acid sequence MTDVDLEFSRVRAVLDRPTLRLMSRPTSAAVIAVFRTVFDRDVQYVPADRMHLQVEEHVARLQSTGARVPASEHAESESDARPNGRALCRDWVAAQWLVRSNSPDGDEQYSLTSHALEALNLVDALSADRALISESRLAMIVDAVHRWAASAEPDPDVQVRRIDAQIAELQAERERVARGEVTEVDDARMHDGYTNVADLIRQLPSDFKRVEEAVATMHRSIVEDFRQEVRPIGEILDDYLARTDDLMQATPEGRAFEGAFELLRDDALLLRLRDDIATILAHPFAQSLGAGERRAFRNTVSILRQGIEDVLAQRRQLTATLRDQIVAHDVVRDRELDAVLRSVNRGLAAWIDEGTARDRVPLGLLPATAEVGTLRERFYDPDNEAVPPPIEEPDDDVFEELDVASLRRHGGPLLAELRAVLRSAPDSVSAFHALPPEQRRPVELFGLAHLLTGNDDFETATHVVPHRTVRPDGETVTFHMPVASLTGTRADDQHDDDNGLEAR is encoded by the coding sequence ATGACCGACGTCGACCTCGAGTTCTCCCGCGTGCGCGCGGTGCTCGACCGCCCGACCCTCCGGCTGATGTCCCGCCCGACGAGCGCCGCCGTCATCGCGGTGTTCCGCACGGTGTTCGACCGGGACGTGCAGTACGTCCCGGCCGACCGCATGCACCTGCAGGTCGAGGAGCACGTCGCACGTCTGCAGTCCACCGGCGCCCGCGTCCCCGCGAGCGAGCACGCCGAGAGCGAGTCCGACGCCCGACCGAACGGCCGCGCCCTCTGCCGCGACTGGGTGGCGGCGCAGTGGCTGGTCCGCTCGAACTCCCCCGACGGCGACGAGCAGTACTCCCTGACGAGCCACGCCCTCGAGGCCCTCAACCTCGTCGACGCCCTGAGCGCCGACCGCGCGCTCATCAGCGAGAGCCGCCTGGCGATGATCGTCGACGCCGTGCACCGCTGGGCGGCCAGCGCCGAGCCGGACCCGGACGTGCAGGTCCGCCGCATCGACGCCCAGATCGCGGAGCTGCAGGCAGAACGCGAGCGCGTCGCCCGCGGCGAGGTCACCGAGGTCGACGACGCCCGCATGCACGACGGCTACACGAACGTCGCCGACCTGATCCGGCAGCTCCCCAGCGACTTCAAGCGCGTCGAGGAGGCGGTCGCCACGATGCACCGCTCGATCGTCGAGGACTTCCGGCAGGAGGTCCGCCCGATCGGCGAGATCCTCGACGACTACCTGGCCCGGACGGACGACCTCATGCAGGCGACGCCGGAAGGCCGTGCCTTCGAGGGCGCCTTCGAGCTGCTGCGCGACGACGCCCTGCTGCTCCGGCTCCGCGACGACATCGCCACGATCCTCGCGCACCCGTTCGCCCAGTCCCTCGGGGCGGGCGAGCGCCGGGCCTTCCGCAACACCGTGAGCATCCTGCGCCAGGGCATCGAGGACGTGCTGGCCCAGCGACGCCAGCTCACCGCGACCCTGCGCGACCAGATCGTCGCGCACGACGTCGTCCGCGACCGTGAGCTCGACGCCGTGCTCCGCTCGGTCAACCGCGGGCTCGCCGCCTGGATCGACGAGGGGACCGCCCGCGACCGCGTCCCGCTCGGGCTGCTCCCCGCGACCGCCGAGGTCGGCACCCTGCGCGAGCGCTTCTACGACCCCGACAACGAGGCCGTGCCGCCGCCCATCGAGGAACCCGACGACGACGTCTTCGAGGAGCTCGACGTCGCGTCGCTCCGGCGCCACGGCGGCCCGCTGCTCGCCGAGCTCCGCGCCGTGCTCCGCAGCGCTCCGGACAGCGTCTCGGCCTTCCACGCCCTGCCACCGGAGCAGCGCCGCCCGGTCGAGCTCTTCGGCCTCGCGCACCTGCTCACCGGCAACGACGACTTCGAGACCGCCACGCACGTGGTCCCGCACCGCACGGTGCGGCCCGACGGCGAGACGGTCACCTTCCACATGCCCGTGGCGTCCCTGACCGGCACGCGGGCGGACGACCAGCACGACGACGACAACGGCCTGGAGGCACGGTGA
- a CDS encoding site-specific integrase, which produces MATIREYETAKGKRFEVGYTKPDGGTTRKRGFRTKRDANAWSAANVVAMSKPTYRTQSDLSQKLGPFIDEFLARRATLAATTVANRAAVASKWITPYWSETSLETLTKKSVRAWVESIHAAGAGAQTIQKAHQILGGVLEECVEQGLLTGNPARGVKLPTVVTREHGYLSAPQVAHLLDEAQERDRMLIAFLAFSGLRFGEAAALTFADLDFANNVVHVRRSATEVRGELVLGPPKNGKARQVPGVPQVMEPLRRRSAGREAHDLVFTAPEGGMLRLSTWRRRVFAPAVRRAIASWPASDFARGTVLQHFPKLTPHDLRHTAASLGVSAGATVPLVQGMLGHAKPSITLDVYTGLFPADFDPLVAKLGDLASGAGIADRL; this is translated from the coding sequence ATGGCCACGATCCGAGAGTACGAGACGGCAAAGGGCAAGCGGTTCGAGGTCGGGTACACGAAGCCGGACGGCGGAACGACACGAAAGCGTGGGTTCCGGACCAAGCGCGACGCGAACGCCTGGTCCGCGGCGAACGTCGTCGCGATGAGTAAGCCGACCTATCGGACCCAGTCCGACCTGTCGCAGAAGCTCGGCCCGTTCATCGACGAGTTCCTCGCGCGGCGCGCGACGCTCGCCGCGACCACGGTCGCTAACCGCGCGGCCGTTGCGAGCAAGTGGATCACGCCGTACTGGAGCGAGACATCCCTCGAGACACTCACGAAGAAGTCGGTGCGGGCCTGGGTGGAGTCCATCCACGCCGCCGGCGCCGGAGCGCAGACCATCCAGAAGGCGCACCAGATCCTCGGGGGCGTCCTCGAGGAGTGTGTCGAGCAGGGCCTGCTGACGGGGAACCCGGCGCGAGGAGTCAAGCTGCCCACGGTGGTGACGCGCGAGCACGGCTACCTCAGCGCCCCGCAGGTCGCGCACCTCCTCGACGAAGCGCAGGAGCGCGACCGGATGCTCATCGCCTTCCTGGCGTTCTCTGGGCTCCGCTTCGGCGAGGCCGCTGCGCTCACGTTCGCCGACCTCGACTTCGCGAACAACGTCGTGCACGTCCGGAGGTCGGCGACCGAGGTCAGGGGCGAGCTCGTGCTCGGTCCGCCGAAGAACGGTAAGGCGCGACAGGTTCCGGGAGTGCCGCAGGTCATGGAGCCGCTCCGACGACGCTCGGCAGGGCGTGAGGCGCACGACCTCGTCTTCACCGCGCCGGAGGGCGGCATGCTCAGGCTCTCGACCTGGCGGCGTCGAGTATTCGCCCCGGCCGTTCGGCGTGCGATCGCGAGCTGGCCGGCGAGCGACTTCGCGCGGGGAACCGTCCTGCAGCACTTCCCGAAGCTCACCCCGCACGACCTGCGGCACACCGCCGCGAGCCTCGGGGTTTCGGCGGGCGCCACCGTGCCCCTCGTGCAGGGCATGCTCGGTCACGCAAAACCGAGCATCACGCTCGATGTCTACACCGGCCTCTTCCCGGCCGACTTCGACCCGCTGGTCGCCAAGCTCGGCGACCTCGCCTCTGGAGCGGGCATCGCGGACCGGCTCTGA
- a CDS encoding helix-turn-helix domain-containing protein: MPTSLNRLTAEAETTELTPRYAALLKPAEAASFLLTSVGTLAQWRYLRRGPAYIKVGRSVAYRLSDLLDYVEHTRVSHNGVAA, encoded by the coding sequence ATGCCCACCTCCTTGAACCGCCTGACCGCGGAAGCGGAGACTACCGAGCTGACCCCTAGGTATGCAGCTCTCCTCAAGCCGGCTGAAGCCGCATCGTTCCTCCTCACGTCCGTCGGGACGCTCGCCCAGTGGCGCTACCTCCGCCGCGGTCCCGCGTACATCAAGGTCGGCCGCTCCGTGGCCTATCGCCTCAGTGACCTGCTCGACTACGTCGAGCACACGCGCGTCTCGCACAACGGAGTGGCTGCCTGA
- a CDS encoding AAA family ATPase: protein MLLKTLYVRFYKSFNYDYLRKSDPSAVPDPWDILDDSLFYPFVRIPMEKQVTTVVGANESGKSQLLSAIKCLLTGRGIERRDFCRYSDFFSVGKEMANPEFGAEFGDLADEDAHAIRSLIGLDADTEVKSFWLFRFNKRTVIYVTGGDGDLIEKTVTAKMLEKVTLPTFFEIDAQVPLPDSVPIDYLIAPKSSKTPRPRSRVLGFVESLIENPDWFKSTETVAKAASSLTGAYPTYESGRDDEFLISRLELAEKLLLGVAGIDKSAFEELREAVKTSEGYANGLVDKMNERLADALNFPKWWSQDSDFSLYLTLRDFDLVFTVRDRTGSDYSFSERSGGMSYFLSYFVQYLSHKPTGGQETLLMDEPDAYLSMLGQQDLLAIFSDFAAPADPDKAPVQIVYVTHSPFLIDKNHGERIRVLEKGDGDEGTRVVSNAARNHYEPLRSAFGAFVAETTFIGNCNLMLEGQADQVLLAGLSSLARRLGSKDDTLDLNTLSLVPAGSAEHIPYMVYLARGRDVDTPAIAVLLDSDTEGQNIAAELKKGYRDRRLIDDNFIISIGELDTSALTLSTDTLQETEDLIPAEVAVLAIKRFAEEVLSADDAATLAANLRRIEPNPGQKLFKAAEAAAKAASPHADRPLRLDKVGFARAILEAVENDASDELRTRTLNNFAVLFRRLDKAQRDAMRKNNRDRTSKILNRLRKNFIKDHPKAVTRRDVEEFLDTIVAQLIDTSPEAETVRDAVRRVRADFDLHEEPHTLVDDYDGLVTRLEALVYEPVRQVQDASA from the coding sequence ATGCTGCTCAAGACGCTCTACGTGAGGTTCTACAAGTCGTTTAACTACGACTACCTGCGCAAGAGCGACCCCAGCGCCGTGCCCGACCCGTGGGACATTCTCGACGACAGCCTGTTCTACCCATTCGTGCGCATCCCGATGGAGAAGCAGGTCACCACAGTGGTCGGCGCGAACGAGTCCGGCAAGAGCCAACTGCTCTCCGCGATCAAGTGCCTGCTCACCGGTAGAGGCATCGAGCGTCGCGACTTCTGCCGCTACTCCGACTTCTTTTCCGTCGGCAAGGAGATGGCCAACCCCGAGTTTGGCGCTGAGTTCGGCGATCTCGCCGATGAAGACGCCCACGCCATTCGTTCGCTGATCGGGCTGGACGCCGACACCGAGGTCAAGTCGTTCTGGCTCTTCCGATTCAACAAACGCACGGTCATCTACGTGACCGGCGGGGACGGCGACTTGATCGAAAAGACCGTCACCGCAAAGATGCTGGAGAAGGTCACGCTGCCGACGTTCTTCGAGATCGACGCACAGGTCCCGCTCCCGGACAGCGTGCCCATCGACTACCTGATCGCCCCGAAGTCCTCGAAGACGCCGCGACCTCGCTCCCGCGTGCTGGGGTTCGTCGAGTCACTCATCGAGAACCCGGACTGGTTCAAGTCGACCGAGACCGTCGCCAAGGCCGCCAGCTCGCTCACCGGCGCGTACCCGACATATGAGTCGGGCCGCGACGACGAGTTCCTCATCTCGCGCCTCGAACTGGCTGAGAAGTTACTCCTCGGCGTCGCGGGCATCGACAAGTCCGCCTTCGAAGAACTGCGTGAAGCCGTGAAGACGTCCGAGGGGTACGCCAACGGGCTCGTCGACAAGATGAACGAGCGGCTCGCTGACGCTCTGAACTTTCCCAAGTGGTGGTCTCAGGACAGCGACTTCTCCCTTTACCTGACCCTGCGCGACTTCGACCTCGTGTTCACGGTGCGTGACCGCACCGGTAGCGACTACTCGTTCAGCGAGCGCAGCGGCGGAATGAGCTACTTCCTCTCCTACTTCGTGCAGTACCTCTCGCACAAGCCCACCGGCGGGCAGGAAACCCTGCTCATGGACGAGCCGGACGCCTACCTGTCGATGCTCGGACAGCAGGACCTCCTCGCAATCTTCAGCGACTTTGCCGCCCCCGCCGACCCTGACAAGGCACCCGTGCAAATCGTCTACGTCACCCACTCACCCTTCCTGATTGACAAGAACCACGGTGAGCGGATCAGGGTTCTAGAAAAGGGCGACGGCGACGAAGGCACCCGCGTCGTCAGCAACGCCGCACGCAACCACTACGAGCCCCTTAGGTCAGCGTTCGGAGCCTTCGTCGCCGAGACCACCTTCATCGGCAATTGCAACCTCATGCTCGAAGGACAGGCCGACCAGGTGCTCCTCGCTGGCCTCAGTTCGCTCGCACGCCGCCTCGGCAGCAAGGACGACACCCTCGACCTCAACACCCTCAGCCTCGTTCCGGCTGGATCCGCCGAGCACATCCCATACATGGTCTACCTCGCGCGCGGCCGAGACGTTGACACACCAGCCATCGCCGTCCTCCTCGACAGCGACACGGAGGGGCAAAACATCGCGGCCGAACTCAAGAAGGGCTACCGCGACCGCCGCCTCATCGACGACAACTTCATCATCAGCATCGGCGAACTGGACACGTCCGCCCTCACCCTTTCCACGGACACCCTGCAGGAGACCGAAGACCTCATCCCCGCCGAGGTCGCCGTTCTAGCCATCAAGCGGTTCGCCGAGGAAGTCCTCTCCGCAGACGACGCAGCAACGCTGGCAGCCAACTTGAGGAGAATCGAACCCAACCCCGGTCAGAAGCTCTTCAAGGCCGCAGAGGCCGCCGCCAAGGCAGCCAGTCCGCACGCTGACCGGCCGCTCCGCCTCGACAAAGTCGGCTTCGCACGGGCAATCCTCGAAGCCGTCGAAAACGACGCCAGCGACGAACTGCGCACCCGCACCCTCAACAACTTCGCGGTCCTGTTCCGCCGCCTCGACAAGGCTCAGCGCGACGCCATGCGCAAGAACAACCGCGACCGAACCAGCAAAATCCTCAACCGGCTCCGGAAGAACTTCATCAAGGACCACCCCAAAGCCGTTACCCGACGCGACGTGGAGGAGTTCCTCGACACCATTGTCGCCCAACTCATCGACACCAGCCCCGAAGCCGAAACTGTCCGCGACGCCGTGCGACGCGTCCGCGCGGACTTCGACCTCCACGAAGAGCCCCACACTCTCGTCGATGACTACGACGGACTAGTCACCCGGCTCGAAGCGCTCGTCTACGAACCGGTGCGACAGGTACAGGACGCCTCCGCATGA
- a CDS encoding IS110 family transposase — MPMVADEYTHVIGVDTHARTHTYVVLDTRTGGIVDTATFPTSPAGVSRALAWIDRRTSASRLAAVEGTSSHGASLTEALQQTEIPVVEARPPRRADRGARGKSDPIDAEAAARAVLRTDTALLSWPRSGKIRSALRVLLAARRSMDGQRTASRNALTALLRTIDLGIDARRPLTDKQIAAIAAWRHHPSDDIDKLIARGEAVRLARDVADLTDKLEANHDALRLHVSALAPSVLDIAGVGPVSAAVFLTAYSHVGRVRSEAAFASLAGAAPIPASSGNTSRHRLNRHGDRRLNSALETVARVRLSYDPDTRAYKQRRLAEGKTGKEIKRMLKRYIARQIYRHLTATMTAGQLQRAAIGAGPG, encoded by the coding sequence ATGCCCATGGTCGCAGACGAGTACACGCACGTCATCGGCGTCGACACGCACGCCAGAACACACACCTACGTCGTCCTCGACACTCGCACCGGCGGCATCGTCGATACAGCCACTTTTCCAACAAGTCCGGCGGGTGTCAGCCGCGCACTGGCATGGATCGACCGTCGAACATCCGCCAGTCGACTCGCCGCTGTCGAGGGAACGAGCTCTCATGGAGCGTCCCTGACCGAAGCGCTGCAGCAGACCGAGATTCCCGTGGTCGAAGCGCGGCCACCACGACGAGCCGACCGTGGGGCTCGAGGGAAGTCGGACCCGATCGATGCTGAGGCCGCAGCCCGAGCTGTGCTGCGCACCGATACGGCGCTGCTTTCCTGGCCCAGGTCGGGCAAGATCCGGTCGGCGCTGCGCGTGCTGCTGGCTGCCCGGAGATCGATGGACGGTCAACGCACCGCAAGTCGGAACGCGCTCACCGCGCTGCTGCGCACCATCGACCTCGGCATCGACGCTCGGCGCCCGCTGACGGACAAGCAGATCGCCGCGATCGCAGCATGGCGGCACCACCCCAGCGACGACATCGACAAACTCATCGCTCGCGGTGAAGCGGTCCGCCTCGCCCGCGACGTCGCCGACCTGACCGACAAGCTCGAAGCCAACCATGACGCGCTCCGACTGCACGTGTCCGCTCTCGCGCCGTCGGTGCTGGACATCGCCGGCGTCGGCCCGGTCTCAGCCGCCGTGTTCCTCACCGCGTACTCGCACGTGGGCCGAGTCCGCAGCGAAGCCGCGTTCGCGTCCCTCGCCGGCGCGGCCCCGATCCCCGCCTCAAGCGGCAACACCAGCCGTCACCGACTGAACAGGCACGGCGACCGACGGCTGAACTCCGCGCTCGAGACCGTCGCCCGCGTCCGGCTCTCTTACGACCCCGACACCCGCGCCTACAAGCAACGCCGCCTGGCCGAAGGCAAGACCGGGAAAGAGATCAAGCGCATGCTCAAGCGCTACATTGCCCGACAGATCTATCGTCACCTCACCGCCACCATGACCGCCGGACAACTGCAACGAGCAGCTATTGGGGCTGGACCGGGTTAA
- a CDS encoding DUF3037 domain-containing protein, translating to MLYNYWVVRYVPNIARGEFTNIGLVVGANGADWATRFETRNVPNPGMLRSDLRELSSWVKWFRARVSAYSGTTFEESSVSRAWLEHLRARQANSVQFSKPLPIEAESAEQALALLFPHLIEREHPRRTRAGVTRKGMRTAIRDLYQYELDYLPGRTLFLQPRMTVGRQRGTFDLARTEPSGPILTNAWTFNAATLDNLERDIQSWNYLVSRFRSDGGDATLDATQKHLAGHEPIEAVYVKPTVVTHSSWRTDIFEAALEAWRLADVQAVQYNDYIDTHASIGVHS from the coding sequence ATGCTCTACAACTACTGGGTCGTCCGGTACGTACCCAACATCGCTCGCGGTGAGTTCACCAACATAGGTCTCGTAGTCGGCGCCAATGGAGCGGACTGGGCGACGCGCTTCGAGACACGTAACGTCCCCAACCCTGGGATGCTGCGGTCAGATCTTCGCGAGCTCAGCAGTTGGGTGAAGTGGTTCAGAGCGCGGGTGAGCGCGTATTCGGGGACCACCTTCGAGGAGTCGTCAGTCAGCCGCGCCTGGCTTGAACATCTTCGTGCGAGGCAGGCAAACTCCGTCCAGTTTTCTAAACCGCTACCGATCGAAGCCGAGTCTGCAGAGCAAGCTCTTGCTCTGCTGTTCCCGCACCTGATCGAACGAGAGCACCCGCGTCGCACCAGGGCAGGTGTGACTCGGAAAGGCATGCGCACCGCGATTCGCGACCTGTACCAATACGAGTTGGACTACCTGCCAGGCCGTACTCTCTTCTTGCAACCGAGGATGACCGTTGGTCGCCAGCGCGGCACGTTTGACCTGGCGCGCACCGAACCCAGCGGCCCGATCCTGACGAACGCCTGGACGTTCAACGCCGCGACACTGGACAATCTTGAGCGCGACATCCAGTCATGGAACTACCTTGTCTCGCGATTCCGCAGCGACGGTGGCGATGCCACCCTCGACGCTACGCAGAAGCACCTCGCGGGTCACGAGCCCATTGAGGCCGTATACGTCAAGCCAACGGTAGTGACGCACTCGTCCTGGCGAACCGACATCTTCGAAGCGGCATTGGAAGCTTGGCGGCTCGCCGATGTTCAAGCCGTCCAGTACAACGACTACATCGACACCCACGCGTCGATCGGCGTGCACTCGTAG
- a CDS encoding HipA family kinase translates to MGHDAELGSPSTALGDGLHQTRLISAFQPALNSGTAAFLGLADDGHQYWVKAPNNPQGARTLITERVVYGIGDLIGAPVPPSALITIPPTLRWELRPGLSLHAGIGHGSRNIAPVVEVDDWGLHAGRDHNRDRQAPIIGLWDLCLGEDPQWLHRLDDDMSMSTFDHGLWFGGGANWTLDDLRAVGTRPWDDLDGGVASAAALLETADRIDALTLNDIRSVTGTVPVEWDTTQRELLELASILFVRAEGVAQRLRTAAAHSRFA, encoded by the coding sequence GTGGGGCATGATGCTGAGCTTGGATCGCCGAGTACAGCGCTTGGAGATGGCCTTCATCAAACCCGCCTCATCTCGGCCTTCCAGCCCGCTTTGAATTCAGGGACGGCGGCGTTCCTCGGGCTAGCCGACGACGGGCACCAGTATTGGGTGAAGGCGCCGAACAACCCGCAGGGTGCACGCACGCTCATCACGGAACGGGTGGTCTACGGCATCGGGGACTTGATCGGGGCACCCGTTCCACCGAGCGCCCTTATCACCATCCCACCAACGTTGCGGTGGGAGCTCCGACCAGGACTATCGCTTCATGCCGGCATCGGACACGGATCCCGCAACATCGCGCCAGTGGTCGAGGTGGACGACTGGGGCCTGCACGCAGGGCGGGATCACAACCGGGACCGACAAGCACCGATCATCGGACTATGGGACCTGTGCCTCGGCGAGGATCCACAATGGCTGCACCGTCTCGACGACGACATGAGCATGTCCACGTTCGACCACGGCCTCTGGTTCGGTGGCGGCGCAAACTGGACCCTGGACGACCTGCGCGCAGTCGGGACGCGGCCCTGGGATGACCTCGACGGCGGCGTCGCGTCGGCGGCAGCGCTACTCGAAACGGCCGACCGGATCGATGCGCTGACGCTCAACGACATACGTTCCGTTACTGGAACCGTGCCCGTAGAGTGGGACACCACTCAGCGGGAGCTGTTGGAGCTCGCATCGATCCTGTTCGTCCGGGCCGAGGGAGTCGCGCAAAGACTCCGGACTGCTGCCGCCCACTCCCGTTTCGCGTGA
- a CDS encoding RNA polymerase sigma factor: MPSSHPPPGAAAELGRQFDQNGRRILLYLARRTDLQSAEDILGETFVTALVRWESFDPDREDPLPWLFGIASNLLRRHWRSQRRADRAMSRVAVSERLDDDAGQRLDSERAVQTVIRELDRMRPALRETVLLHAWAELTFEQIAEATGVPVGTVRSRLNRARAALCAVLGTTDSLNGPLHV; encoded by the coding sequence GTGCCCAGTAGTCATCCCCCTCCAGGAGCCGCAGCCGAGCTCGGTCGTCAGTTCGACCAGAACGGCCGCCGCATCCTGCTGTACCTCGCGCGCCGGACCGACCTGCAGAGCGCCGAGGACATCCTCGGCGAGACGTTCGTGACCGCCCTCGTCCGGTGGGAGTCCTTCGACCCCGACCGGGAGGACCCGCTGCCGTGGTTGTTCGGCATCGCATCGAACCTGCTCCGTCGACACTGGCGATCCCAGCGACGGGCGGACCGTGCGATGTCCCGTGTCGCCGTATCGGAGCGGCTCGACGACGACGCCGGCCAACGTCTCGACTCGGAGCGTGCCGTGCAGACCGTCATCCGTGAACTCGACCGGATGCGTCCGGCGCTCCGCGAGACGGTCCTGCTGCACGCCTGGGCGGAGCTCACCTTCGAGCAGATCGCGGAGGCGACCGGCGTCCCTGTCGGCACCGTCCGCTCCCGACTGAACCGGGCCCGAGCGGCCCTCTGTGCCGTGCTCGGCACCACTGACTCCCTGAATGGACCACTCCATGTCTGA
- a CDS encoding SDR family NAD(P)-dependent oxidoreductase, translating to MRFGRAVLPTTIRPGSGSIVMVSSEASPRGSAAGTAYTTSKHALNGLTLSAAFFYAPARIRCNAFAPGAGAVATSIEAPFRSQ from the coding sequence ATGCGATTCGGACGCGCTGTGCTGCCGACGACGATCCGGCCAGGGAGTGGGAGCATCGTCATGGTGTCCTCCGAGGCGAGCCCGCGTGGCTCCGCGGCCGGGACCGCTTACACGACGTCCAAGCACGCGCTGAACGGCCTCACACTGAGCGCGGCGTTCTTCTATGCGCCCGCGCGCATCCGGTGTAACGCCTTCGCCCCGGGCGCGGGCGCGGTCGCAACGAGCATCGAGGCCCCGTTCCGGTCGCAGTAA